A genomic segment from Nasonia vitripennis strain AsymCx chromosome 4 unlocalized genomic scaffold, Nvit_psr_1.1 chr4_random0007, whole genome shotgun sequence encodes:
- the LOC116417312 gene encoding uncharacterized protein LOC116417312, which translates to MYPNIFIKMECLDCKLSNYQYCNLVEVSFEELVSENLSVIIHNCLLAKRNCCNICSNTDIICQYSISDLFCINVEKEAKIVNLDQLVPVLTFSTGKFILTGVIAYEEPIASNVLRHYVAYVRSLKGIWNKYNDINIEFSKPEKVKNNLGIKVALLFYIKYESIEEKNQCSVVVHEVDVCEDISNNNSNLLPDCNLEINKIILQKKVEEETYIESETETHIHDISPSNDFQYQDSLMNFDDMIGNEVVVEFVETSIQDVSSSNNLLYEDSSNLDKMIENEEKPECSSVDASLNNSYTETCWSNNESTSSVESSFNVHAFLSYHPWRHLIQNGSKLPPIKLPTQDVKLINTCPIDCIAELLTAAHCFEGSVNYLIFEIGLSKNKKNEIFEIIWEYCMNKSRNIYYTKRMDYCISKPKLYTQTIKTDYLLIDCQDNVIRLFESIMSGELLHSIEKTITCTCNYVNKKKYSIQHINTDLRMEDSLIFELENYLQTYFSKKIKKCYQCQKDARLTYKINSYLCIELETNFIIHKDMQARLNSIPTRLNLCKEEYNLLGVIAFDLPIHENGLLHYYVFIRLPNTEWEERNNLTNIIKRHSKRSTITIKPAILFYARKNVYKRSYDKYL; encoded by the exons ATGTAtccaaacatttttataaaaatggaGTGTCTTGATTGCAAACTAAGTAATTATCAATATTGTAATCTAGTGGAAGTTTCATTTGAAGAGTTAGTCTCTGAAAACTTGTCAGTTATCATACATAATTGTCTGCTAGCAAAAAGAAATTGTTGCAATATTTGTTCAAACACAGATATTATATGTCAATATTCAATAAGTGATCTGTTTTGTATAAATGTGGAAAAAGAAGCTAAAATCGTAAACTTAGATCAATTAGTACCTGTTCTAACATTTTCTACTGGAAAGTTTATTTTAACTGGTGTAATAGCATATGAAGAACCCATTGCAAGTAATGTGTTACGTCACTATGTTGCTTATGTCAGAAGTCTGAAAGGTATCTGGAATAAGTACAACGATATTAATATTGAATTCTCAAAACCTGAGAaagtaaaaaacaatttaGGTATAAAAGTAGCATTATTATTCTATATTAAGTATGAAAgcattgaagaaaaaaaccaATGTAGTGTTGTTGTACATGAAGTAGATGTTTGCGAGGATATAAGCAACAACAACTCAAATTTACTGCCAGACTGCAATCTGgagataaacaaaataatattacaaaaaaaagtagaggAAGAAACTTATATTGAAAGTGAAACAGAGACACATATTCACGATATAAGTCCATCCAATGATTTTCAATATCAAGATAGTCTGATGAACTTTGATGATATGATTGGAAATGAAGTAGTGGTAGAATTTGTCGAAACGAGTATACAAGATGTAAGTTCTTCAAACAATTTGCTATATGAAGATAGTTCAAATTTAGataaaatgattgaaaatgaagaaaagcCAGAATGCAGTAGTGTAGATGCAAGTTTAAACAACAGTTATACTGAAACGTGTTGGTCTAATAATGAGAGCACGAGCTCGGTAGAATCTTCATTCAATGTGCATGCCTTTCTGAGTTACCATCCATGGAGACATTTAATACAGAACGGATCAAAATTGCCCCCCATTAAATTGCCAACTCAAGatgttaaattaattaatacttGTCCAATAGACTGTATTGCAGAACTATTGACTGCCGCTCATTGTTTTGAAGGATCAGTCAACTATTTAATATTTGAAATCGGAttatcaaaaaacaaaaaaaatgagattttTGAAATCATATGGGAATATTGTATGAACAAATcaagaaatatatattacacaaAGAGAATGGATTATTGCATATCCAAACCGAAATTATATACACAAACAATAAAAACAGATTATCTTTTAATTGACTGCCAAGATAATGTAATTCGATTATTCGAGTCTATAATGTCAGGAGAGCTACTACACTCTATTGAAAAAACGATTACTTGCACATGCAATTAtgttaacaaaaaaaaatatagcatACAACATATAAACACTGATTTAAGAATGGAAgattctttaatttttgaattagaaaattatttacaaacatatttttcgaaaaaaattaaaaaatgctaTCAATGTCAAAAAGACGCTCGGTTAACTTACAAGATCAACAGTTatttatgtattgaattagaAACTAATTTCATCATTCATAAGGACATGCAGGCTCGCTTGAATAGTATTCCTACACGTTTAAATTTATGTAAAGAAGAGTACAATTTACTAGGAGTAATAGCTTTTGATTTACCAATTCATGAAAATGGTTTACTTCATTATTACGTATTTATTAGATTACCAAACACAGAATGGgaagaaagaaataatttgACCAATATTATCAAACGTCATTCTAAACGAAGTACAATAACAATTAAACCAGCTATATTGTTTTACgcaagaaaaaatgtatataaacg CTCCTATGACAAGTACTTATAA